A part of Melittangium boletus DSM 14713 genomic DNA contains:
- a CDS encoding ABC1 kinase family protein: MLLQDLNRIRQIGVIAARHGFGEWLERAGVWRMLGRREKVEVPAETQRISTARRFRMLLNDLGPTFVKLGQILSTRADLLPAEYIEELAALQDHVEPIPLEDVYARIRESLGQEASTLFKQIDPQPLAAASIAQVHRAVTLEGEEVVVKVQRPGIAERIDSDLGVLRSLAKLLEAVVEETAIYSPAGIIDEFDRAIHEELDFVQEAANIRAFQENHRNRPYMTIPQVHASLSSRTVLTMQFVRGVKVSQAQLSLEDRREVAGHLLDTSFRQLFEDGLFHGDPHPGNILVLEGNRVALLDFGVVGRLTRAMQETLVMLVLAVALKDSDSVARILYRIGAPDARANLMGFRNDIESVLGKYLTTKLGELDARSVLRDLLDLAVKYHIRVPKEYALLGRASVSIEGILRSLYPDLNVLEVAMPYAKELLADRYDPTQLQGGLMRTFLRFQSMAADLPTQLSQILLDLESGKFSVTVRAEQFDRLNESLRTAAIVMFLGLCACGTIVGVFISFAQTPPWQYNGMPVLGLLGVAVSAALFGATFTWYLFGNRIGFGKVRVSKWLGGSSKSLK; the protein is encoded by the coding sequence GTGCTCCTCCAGGACTTGAACCGCATCCGGCAGATTGGCGTCATCGCGGCGCGCCATGGCTTTGGCGAATGGCTGGAGCGCGCGGGCGTGTGGCGGATGCTCGGGCGGCGCGAGAAGGTGGAGGTCCCCGCGGAGACCCAGCGCATCAGCACCGCGCGCCGCTTCCGGATGCTGCTCAACGATCTGGGCCCCACCTTCGTGAAGCTCGGGCAGATCCTCTCCACGCGAGCGGACCTGCTGCCCGCCGAGTACATCGAGGAGCTGGCCGCGCTCCAGGATCACGTGGAGCCCATTCCCCTGGAGGACGTGTACGCGCGCATCCGCGAGTCGCTCGGCCAGGAAGCCTCGACGCTCTTCAAGCAGATCGATCCCCAGCCCCTGGCGGCGGCCTCCATCGCCCAGGTGCACCGCGCCGTGACGCTCGAGGGCGAGGAAGTGGTGGTGAAGGTGCAACGGCCGGGGATCGCCGAGCGGATCGACTCGGACCTGGGCGTGTTGCGCTCCCTGGCCAAGCTGCTCGAGGCGGTGGTGGAGGAGACGGCCATCTATTCGCCCGCGGGGATCATCGACGAGTTCGACCGGGCCATCCACGAGGAGCTGGACTTCGTGCAGGAGGCCGCGAACATCCGCGCCTTCCAGGAGAACCACCGCAACCGGCCGTACATGACGATTCCCCAGGTGCATGCCTCGCTCAGCAGCCGCACCGTGCTGACGATGCAGTTCGTCCGGGGCGTGAAGGTGAGTCAGGCGCAACTGTCGCTCGAGGACCGGCGCGAGGTGGCGGGCCACCTCCTGGACACGAGCTTCCGCCAGCTCTTCGAGGACGGGCTGTTCCACGGAGATCCGCACCCGGGCAACATCCTGGTGCTCGAGGGCAACCGGGTGGCGCTCCTGGACTTCGGCGTCGTGGGGCGGCTCACGCGCGCCATGCAGGAAACCCTGGTGATGCTGGTGCTGGCGGTGGCGCTCAAGGACAGCGACTCCGTGGCGCGCATCCTCTACCGGATTGGCGCGCCGGACGCGCGGGCCAACCTGATGGGCTTCCGCAACGACATCGAGAGCGTGCTCGGCAAGTACCTGACGACGAAGCTGGGCGAGTTGGACGCGCGCAGTGTGCTGCGCGACCTGTTGGATCTGGCGGTGAAGTACCACATCCGGGTTCCCAAGGAGTACGCGCTCCTGGGCCGGGCCTCCGTGTCCATCGAGGGCATCCTGCGCTCGCTCTACCCGGACTTGAACGTCCTCGAGGTGGCGATGCCCTATGCCAAGGAATTGCTCGCGGACCGGTATGATCCGACGCAACTCCAGGGCGGGCTGATGCGCACCTTCCTGCGCTTCCAGTCGATGGCGGCGGATCTGCCCACGCAGCTGTCGCAGATTCTCCTGGATCTGGAGTCGGGGAAGTTCAGCGTGACGGTGCGCGCGGAGCAGTTCGACCGGCTCAACGAGAGCCTGCGCACCGCGGCGATCGTCATGTTCCTGGGCCTGTGCGCCTGCGGCACCATCGTGGGGGTGTTCATCTCGTTCGCCCAGACGCCCCCGTGGCAGTACAACGGCATGCCCGTGCTGGGCCTGCTGGGGGTGGCGGTCTCGGCGGCGCTCTTCGGCGCCACCTTCACCTGGTACCTGTTCGGCAACCGCATTGGCTTCGGCAAGGTGCGCGTGAGCAAGTGGTTGGGGGGCAGTTCCAAGTCCCTCAAGTGA